The region CAAGCTCTCTTTGGTATTGTCCAAGGAGGGATGTATAAGGATTTAAGGGAAGAAAGCGTTAAAGGCATTACTGACATTGGATTTTCTGGTTATGCAGTAGGAGGATTAAGCGTAGGGGAGCCTAGAGAGTTAATGTGCGAGATGCTGGATTTTACAACTCCCCTTCTACCAAAAGATAAACCTAGATATCTAATGGGAGTAGGTACTCCAGATTATCTATTTGAAGCTGTAATCAGAGGGATAGATATGGCAGATTGTGTAATGCCAACTAGAATTGCCCGTAATGGAGCAGTGATGACAAGCATTGGTAGAATTAATATAAGGAATGCTAAATATTCTAGGGATTTTACCAAGTTAGATCCAGAATGCGATTGCTATACCTGTACTAATTATACTCGGGCCTATATTAGACACCTATTTAATGTGAATGAAATATTGGGTCTTAGACTTACCACAATCCACAATCTGTATTTTTTAATCAAGTTGATGGAAAATATTAGAACTGCTATTAGAGAAGACCGGTTATTAGAATATAGGGAAGAATTTTACAAAAACTATGGATATATTGATTAATAAAAGAGGATTTTTAAATTTTATGTTGAATAAATAATATAGATATTATGAAAGGGAGGATGTTATATGGCAGCAGCAAATGCAGGAGGAGCAGGCTTAGGGGGTCTTATTCTGCCTATTGCTATATTGATATTCTTTTATGTATTTGCAATAAGGCCTCAAAAGAAAAAGGAAAAAGAAATTAGAGAAATGCGAGAGAGTTTAAAAGTAGGTGATGAGGTTATTACTATTGGTGGCATCTATGGTAAAATAATAAAAATCAAGGATGAGATTATTACCATAGAAGTAGGTGCTAATAAGACTAAAATTGATGTAACCCGCTGGGCAATAGGTGCAGTTATCAACAGAAAAGAGACAAAAGAATCAAAAGAAGATAGCGAAGAAAATAGCTAAAAACTTCCTTTAAGGAAGTTTTTTTGCAATTGCTTTGCTCTTTTATCTCCCAATTATATGTTCAAAATAAGATATAGTAATAAATTCCACCTCTTATTAATAAGTTTAAAGTAAAAGGGAGGTGGTTCGATGAAGGAAAAAACCTTAGTTAAAGGAATAAACATTGGGAAGAGTTTAGTACTATCTTTTACAATAACGTTAGTGCTGATTTTAATAATTTCTCTGCTATTAACTTATACATCTCTTAAAGAATCGAAGATACCTTTATTGAATACTGTAATAATGATTATAAGTATTACATTTGGAAGCATGTACATGGCCATTAAGATGGAAGAAAATGGATGGCTCTATGGAGGGATTGTGGGAGCTTTATATTTTGTTTTATTAGTACTTTTGAATTATTTCTTTATAAAGCCTTTTGTATTCGATATATATTCGCTTAGCAAATTTTTTGTAGCCTTGGTGACCGGAATTATTGGAGGAGTAATAGGCATAAATATAAAATAAAACTTCAAATATGGATACATTTATGGTATAATCATTTCAGTATTACTCATGCAGGGGAGGGTTTTAGATGAAATACATAAAGACCATATCTGGGAATAACCTTAAGGATACTGTATTAAAGGGCGGTTGCGGTGAATGTCAAACTTCTTGTCAATCAGCCTGCAAGACTTCATGTACAGTAGGAAATCAGAAGTGTGAGAACAGATAGACTAAAAGGCAGTGGTTCTAACCACTCCTTTTTAATTTATGACCATTCTGGAAGGAGTATATAAAATGAGAGAAAGGATTCATAAATTTAATCTAAATAATAAATATATTGTGTTAGACATTAATAGTGGAGCAGTTCATGTTGTTGAAGATGTTGTTTATCACATTTTAGATTATTATGATAATAAGAAATTGGAGGACATTATTGCATTATTAGAAGATAGATTTGACGAAAAGACTATAACTGAGGCTTATGAGGAAATTAAGATTTTAGTAGATAGGGGAATTCTATATTCTGAGCAAGCCAATAGGATGGATATAAAATACAATGAGGATAATATAGTAAA is a window of Tepidimicrobium xylanilyticum DNA encoding:
- the yajC gene encoding preprotein translocase subunit YajC, which gives rise to MAAANAGGAGLGGLILPIAILIFFYVFAIRPQKKKEKEIREMRESLKVGDEVITIGGIYGKIIKIKDEIITIEVGANKTKIDVTRWAIGAVINRKETKESKEDSEENS
- the tgt gene encoding tRNA guanosine(34) transglycosylase Tgt; this translates as MTVRFRLIKESKECMARLGELETPHGIVETPIFMPVGTKATVKTMTPEEVEDLGAQIILSNTYHLYLRPGHKLIEEAGGLHKFMNWDGPILTDSGGFQIFSLGDLRKISEEGVEFKSHIDGSTHFISPEKSIEIQNSLGSDIMMAFDECVSYPADYDYVKKSMERTTRWAKRCKDFHKNWEKQALFGIVQGGMYKDLREESVKGITDIGFSGYAVGGLSVGEPRELMCEMLDFTTPLLPKDKPRYLMGVGTPDYLFEAVIRGIDMADCVMPTRIARNGAVMTSIGRINIRNAKYSRDFTKLDPECDCYTCTNYTRAYIRHLFNVNEILGLRLTTIHNLYFLIKLMENIRTAIREDRLLEYREEFYKNYGYID
- the scfA gene encoding six-cysteine ranthipeptide SCIFF; the protein is MKYIKTISGNNLKDTVLKGGCGECQTSCQSACKTSCTVGNQKCENR
- a CDS encoding TIGR04086 family membrane protein, whose protein sequence is MKEKTLVKGINIGKSLVLSFTITLVLILIISLLLTYTSLKESKIPLLNTVIMIISITFGSMYMAIKMEENGWLYGGIVGALYFVLLVLLNYFFIKPFVFDIYSLSKFFVALVTGIIGGVIGINIK